The genomic interval tcaatttttgcatatttggtgATAAGGATACTCTCCTTCaaatcacaataggttacatcAATTGCAATTCCACTTTTTCAGAGGGTAAACAAACATTCTTTAACATTATAATGAGAAAATACAAGAGATAGTGAGTGGCTGACATTATCACTGCCCTAATTTGCATACTAACCAAGCattattgttttgtgaaatgaagtgaagctttaaaatgtaataacttcattatgatcaataataaaaatttgatgaaattttcagatttgtttgatttttcaattattcacatcaacttttgttggggtggacttgccctttaataaATTTGAAAGCTTTTATCAAAGTGACAATATCTACTAGAAACTACTAATCAGTGGGATAAAGATACAACATAGATATTTTTAGTTCAAGTGctttataaatcaatgtgcTGATATTGCATGGATCATTACTGATTTATAAGTATTATTCCATGGCATGAATGCTAGGGCTGTTATCAATAACGTCTTCATCGCTAGTCCTTTCAATAATTGCTTATTTTTTGCCACTTGGCAATGTCGATAACCTTTCTCTCGTCGATAATACCCGCTTTTATGTAGGGATAAAGAGATTTTCCGCGATTTCacagaattcatgaaaatggccctttgaaagtggcttttcaaacggaaaatcaaaCGGAAAATtacggaaaacatatttttcctcaaactgcaaagaacagcaacagaaattactctaaaatctcaacaaaatacgaatacAAAATACTAGCaacaaaacacgatctcacccCCACTTCGCTATTATCATAGCGAAGTGGGGGTGAGATTGTGACATTCCAAACATCCTGACTGCACTCGACTCCATTCGATCGAATCAAAAACATCACAAGTGCaagctcaattttggcaaagtACGCCGGGCAGCTAGCACACAGCCTAGCCGTGTGTTGCTGGCTTGCTGCCCTTTACATTCAAAGATGTACAGCACGGTataaaatggcggataggcgaaaGACCCTGACTGCtcagaacgatgtccaaaaagcccCAAGATTATCGATAAAACTTCATCCAACCCTAAAATAAGTCTAATaacgtgaaaggtgaggatgtatttatgctatatatttttattaaaagatgTTATGCAGTCATTTACATCCGATGAACACGTATTTTAAAGCGTTCTTACATGtagtacagtggcagatacaaattttgaccaacgcAAGTAAGTGACATCGCtataatgcataaaaaatgtgtattgattatgttcttttgttgATAGTTATCGATATCGGTAAGATATTTTAAGCATGATCTCGAAAAAGAATTTTCTCAACGATAACAGCCCTAATGCATGCATATggaaaatgttaagttttcatTCACTTCTGCCTTTAGTTGTCTCAAGCAAAGTATTCACTGTTATAATCAATTATAGAAGTAATTTTATGGCATAGGGCCTagaaatacaaagtaaaaaagaaatagggcTCACTTACATAAGCACTACCAGCATGTCCGAATGTGGAGAGTCTGAAGAAAGGTTTATCCGGGGACAAGAGAATCTCAATAACCTCACTCGTCATGTCAAGTTCTTGAAAGGCATCTTTCAGACAGTCACTCTATAGGAAAAAAGATATGTGGACAGGCTTAGCCTTCAAGAGATGGAGACTGCATACAAGAGAcatttaaaaattgataaaatttcctgtaaaaaaaactaGATACAGATTGAGCGAGAACCAGGATGCAaactaaataaaataataaataatgttcATGTCATTATCATACGTTCCAAGGCACACTTTTATTAATACACTGGCTTCGACTGTTAGacgatggattttttttcaagatctTGTCAACTGTTTCAgcataattgttatcatttccTTCTTCAGTGCAAATATAAACTATTCAAATGATCAGAAATAATAGTGACTGTTTTTTAAAGATGCTACAATATCAGTATTTGGCATATGGAGCGTGAATGAAAAAACTATTTTCGAACTACACAAGCATACCTTCATGATGATTTTATTGACGACATTTGCACTGCAGAAGTTGAAGTCTAGCATTTCATCTGGTTCTAATGTCTTGATACTGCAGTCTGTCACAACACCACTCTCTTCAAGCCTGTAGAGAAGATATGCACCCTCAGAAccacttttcttttaaattctcACTTCTATGAGgcatgttttctttaaaaataatgcaCCCATCAGCATTATCCTGCTCATGATAATGGTCTCCTACATTTACAAAATCATCTTCatctttcaaagaaaacaaaagttgAATTTCCCAtttactttccttttcttttttaaagtaaagtgTAATAACTAATATCTGAAAATGTGAACATGTATTTTTTCtgcaaaactttttttctttgtgttatattattttgaatatagAAATGAATTCAAACGAATCTGATTTGGTATTGTACAATATATTAAAGACACATGCAATATATCATTCAATATTCAATTGCCAAAGATATCTGCATATGTCATTGATTCTCTGTTGCTTTTCCATCaactttttctttacaaataaaattataggccattttattcttttatttttaatagttaTTTAAAAAGTATAAGACTAGCTATTTTTAACTGTGAATGAGAGAACACAAACAGTGTTGGTGACTTTGTTCCCCTTTTACATGAAGGAATATAAATTCTCCCAAGCTAATCAACTTACATGAGAAGTAAAGGAGATCCATATCCTCCATATGACATCTTCAAAGCAGGTGTGGCACCTCCCATCGGGTTACTACCAAAAATAGTTAGACATTCCTATGATGCATAGAGAAATGGTAATAGcaagcataattttttttttttaaagcctatAGTTTTTGTAAATCCCCTGAAAGTGCACGTCACAACTCCAATCCATTGTGTGTGCTCTAAAATGGTTATGATGTGAGGGATATAAATATAAGTGTTTTATTCTGTAATTTTACTGACTTTacatcaaaaaatatattttgatcaggtgcatgatcaaaataaattatataaaaatctCAAGCATTGAATGGGTTGAGAATTtcaggatatacatgtatctctactTTAGCTTTCTAATATCTATCTACTAAATTTGTAAAGTGCTGAGAAGGCTAATTTAAATCAAGATTGTACCAAGAGAGGGTGCTAGAGTTAAGTGTATACTACTTCATGACTTTACTCTGAAGTGGACCACTTTGTGAGAAGGAGAAATGTAGTGAATAAGAAACCCATAAAATGAATGTGCATCACATGTTTAGCTAGAAAAAGAATAAGTAATACTTTCTAAAGAAAGTTGAAGTTGTTAAACAGGTCTGTTATACTTCCTGTAGAAGTATCGATTGAGTATTGTTCATAAGTATTGGTGTATCATTGAAAAAGTGAGTGTGAAGGGTCTTcccataaaaaaaacatcactgTTTAAGATAGAAAATGATGGTTTCccacatttgtttaaaaaaatcaatggtcTAATataatcaaacaattaaaaattcatattaaacaaaatatactttGTAAAACTGTCCAATCATACTTAAGTTAAACGGCACATGTTTCCTTTAAAACTACAATTACAATGATTACTACAagtatacaacaaaatatatcaactaaacataatataacatgttttaataacatataacataatatagtatgaaaaaatacaagaagaaaaatatgagaCAAAGGTAACTAGAAAGTCAATTCACTCTCAAATAAGTCACCATAATAAACCCTGATAAATGGGTCTTGAATAATTATATCGATAAGATAATtcatcaatgaaattcaagtaatttgagatgtcatatgtacatgtatgatagaaCAGTTCAAAAACTATATGATAACATTACAGTTAAGAGTCACTCCACAATCAAATCACATAAATCAATCATTTATTGAGCCGCGGGCGTCCTCATATCTTAAGGAGCTGTGCACATCTTTCCACAATAACTTAGCCAAAATGAGCTTTAAGGAGTTTTTTAATACATCCATTCAAAAAGCATATCTTCAATATTCTTACAGACATTAGTGAATACTCACAATGGCCTGGgtatgaaagaaataaaggggCTATAGGATTGCTTTACATAATGGTCTCTAGATGTAGATGACAAAGGAAATGCTGAAAAACATACCAATAACACAGAGAGGTTGATTTTGAAAGTAGCAGTATCCTCTTGCATATAATACTCCTGGAATATATTAGACTGGATGAAAGCATTCGCCTGCACACATTTAGCATCCTCCACAGTCACTTTGAGCCCATTCTCACTGGCACAAAATGTAGCAAGCTgcagaaaaaaagacaaatcaaAATGTAAGATGGTAGGCGCTAGACCTTGCATTTAAAACTAACTCTGTCTCTAGCTGGACATAAAAAACAAACCAATTGGGCCCCCAGGAGCTACCTCAGGTCACTACCCCTACACTATGCACCTACCCGGtaggtgtagcggtagtgaagtgtagtggagcctACACAAACCATCACCTGAGGTACCCAGAAGCATGCCACTGACTTTATTtcgaatttgctcttttttgtatgACTTTGACTGATTTATAAATTGAAAATTAGAATTACGATTGTGGCTACTACTGAAAAGAGCTAGAGCCCCGTTGAGTAGCGAGAatgagtttcggcaaatattacttctgcaatgaagcgatgtttgccgactacttaGAAATCTAGGGCCAAACACGGTTCagtgtacgaggttagtatactataGCATACTAACctctaacccagggagctctggcccgtttattattataataattatttatgatCACATATTAAGTTctggtatttgttaaataatttttatccgTGTAGCAACGTGTAGACCTGCAGTGTGATGCGGGGAGAAAATATGTTCTGATTTTACTCTACTAGCAGTCATAGCCGGTGTTGAGTTACCAGGTGTATAACCAACTCTAGGAATATACACGTGACCAGTGGAATCGACAAAAAGGTGGATTCTGAAGCGATTTGAATGTTGTAATTTTAACAAGCGATCATGGTCGTTACACAGCGTTACGAACAAGTAGACTCAACGGATAATCCAGCCGTACCTATAGGGCTCGACTCGGGTAAACCAGAGGGTCTAGGTGAGAGGGCACAACAAAAGGCAACCACTAAACCCCAAAGAATTGATGAAATTAATTCTATTGTGGAGGCTATTGAGCAAGCATTCAGTGACAAACGACTGGAAGAGCGATTAGCTCCCGCTCTGCCTGTGCTAGCCCCTGCTTTGCATAGCTGTTTCATGATGGAGCTTCAGAAGAGAGACACCAAAATTCAGCAACTGGAATCAAAGTTATTGAAAGCCGAAGCCCGTGTAGAAGACCTTGAACAGTATTCAAGAAGAAACTGCCTCGTCATACATGGAATCAAAGAGAATATCAACGAGGATACCGACCAAATCATCAGCAAACTTGCTAAGGAGAAACTCAACGTCGACATCACCCCGGACAACATCGACCGATCACATCGACCCATCATTGCAAAGTTCACAACATATGGACCAAGATCGCTTATCTACGAGGCAAGATCAAAGCTCAAATCAACCAGCATCTACATCCATGAGAATCTGACTAGTGAAAGACAAAAGCTGCTGAGGAAGGTGAAAGAGAAGTACCCTACCCCGAACAAAATTTGGACTCAAGATGGAAAGATCAAAGTGAAAACGACATCAAACAACAAGATAGTAATATCATATGAATCTGATTGGGAAAAACATAAACAGAGCACCTGAAAGTACATGTGAACACAATAGTTACTAGGAACGCTCAAATTGCCAGCACTATAAGAACATGAAGAATGTAAACAAACCGGCTTCTGCATTGTAAGTTTCGTAATCTACAACTCTTTTTAACtcttgaactacatgtagtgtGTTTCCGCATTTCTATGTGTATTACGTAACCTTATTTGTGTATGTGTTTAATAGTTATGAAGTGCAATGTATGTTTCAAAACACTAAGAAGGAATCAAGAGCATGTGTGTGATTGTGGTGACAAATGCCATAAAAGATGCTCTAATACAACCCACTTGCAAGATAAGTGGTCATGTTCTCAATGTATtgcaaatgaaattattttattcagaTTCTTGACGAAGCtgaatttaaaggtcaagtccaccccaggaaaatgcttgaataaatagagaaaaatcaaactagcatagtgctgaaaatttcatcaaaattggatgtaaaataagaaagttatgacattttaaagtttcgcttatttttcacaaaacagcgatatgcacaactaggtgggtcagtcgatgatgtccatcactcactttttcttttgttttttattgtttgaattatacaatatttcattttttatagatttgacaataaggagcaacttgactgaaacatatagtattaaaggtcaagtccactccaacaaaatgttgatttgaatcaatagagaaaaatcagacaagcacaatgctgaaaatttcatcaaaatcggatgtaaaataagaaagttctgacatttcaaagtttcgcctatttaaaaaaaaatagttatatgaacgagccagttacatccaaattagagagtcgatgatgtcactcactcactatttcttttgttttttattgtttgaattatacaatatttcaatttttacgaatttgacgattaggacctccttgcctgaaccacaaaatgttagtataatggaattccacgtattcagggaggaatgaaacttcatttcacatgacaatgacgagaaaatcaaaatatttcataattcatataataaaatacaaaagaaatagtgagtgagtgatgtcatcagttccctcatttgcataccggccgggatgtgcatataactcttttgtgaaatgaagcgaaactttaaaatgtcataactttcttattttacatccgattttgatgaaattttcagtgttatgcttgttgaatttttctctttttattcgaatcaagtttttgttggggtggacttgtcctttaaacaaagctaatgccacatgttcagggaggaattaatcattaaatcacttgccaatgaggagaaaattagagtatttcatatttgacataataaaatacaaaagaaatagtgagtggatgacgtcatagtctcctcatttgcataccagccaggatgtgcatataactgttttgtgaaataaagcgaaactttaaagtgtcataactttcttattttacatccgattttgatgaaattttcagtgttatgcttgttggatttttctctttttattcaaatcaacttcttgttggggtggacttgtcctttaagatatCCATCGATGCGTTCTTTAATCACGACTGTAACATAAATATTATTCCAATGCTGTGTTCTATAgtttttaatggtttaaatgAAATTGATGACCATACACCCGATTTGTTTATACCTTCATCCAATTATTACTTCAGCGACACGTTTAAGAATAAATTAGATTCTTTTAACGCCTGCGATAACAACGTTCTTTCAATGTTCCATTTAAATTGTCGCAGTTTGGCCTCTAATTTCATGAGCCTACAGGATTATATTCATACTCTAAAACATAGATTCTCCATATATGCTTTTTCAGAAACATGGTTCAAAGATAATGTTCCATCAATGTACAACATGACAGGATATTCATTATTACACAAATCCAGAGGAAATAGAGTAGGCGGGGGAGTATGTTTATACGTTAAATCAAACTTGAATTTTAAACAATGGCTAGATATATCTTTTGGAAATAGTAGTATAGATTCATTATTTATAGAACTGCAGTTTAATTCCCATAGAAATGTGATTGTGGGTGTGGTGTATAAGGCTCCAAATTCTGATTCAAAGTCTTTTAATGAACttttagaaaaatgtttatcAACTGTTTCCAATGAAGATAAGTATTGCTATATACTTGgtgatttcaattttgatattttgcaaCATTCCTCCCATTTACCAACGAGTGATTTTCTAAGTTCTACGTACTCAAATGGTTTTCAGCCACTGATAACCAAACCAACACGTATCTCTAATTCATCTTGTACCTGTATCGATAATATATTTACAAATGTCTTAGACAAGTCAATTCTTCCAGGAATACTCTATTGTGATATCTCAGACCATCTACCTGTATTTCAATTAACCGACTTTGTCACTTTACACACTAATCCTATCTCACATTCTTCTGTTAACCAATCAATCTTTTCAAGAGTAAACTTCGAAGatcagtcagtcggcaagccctgaaaaagtagcttcttttatccaagtgatattcatgactagagggtttttgcattgttGATGAGCTTGATGCGAACctaaacacctctttttattcggcaaTTGAATTACATTATAaagatttcaaaaagaaaacagtCACTATGCACAACTTCTGGAAAAGAACAAGTTGAACCTTTCCAAAACTTGGCAAACTATCAATGACATACttgggagaaaaagaaaacacaagttaccaagctttattttaaaagataatAAGAAAATATATGATGAAAAGGAAATAGCAAATGcatttaattcatatttcaccAATATTGGTACCTCCCTTGCTAATGATGTTCAATCAACCACAAAACATTTTTCTGACTATCTAGATCCACGGGTTTCTAAATCCTTGTTTTTTACGACAACCACTGAATACGAAATAATACAGAttgttaaaaaattgaaaatcagtTCTTTGTGTGGTCATGATAATATAAGTAcgaaatttgtgaaaaaaaaaatatattgtatatccCAACCCCTTGAATACATTTGTAACTTGTCAATGTGTACAGGCATCGTTCCAGATAGTCTTAAAATAGCTAAAATAATtccaatatttaaaaagaatgattcttaTTTAATCCAAAATTACCGGCCAATATCTCTATTACCAACTTTTTCGAAAATTTTAGAATGCATTATATTTAAAAGGCTTTATAGTCACTTAACCGAAAATAATATTCTTAGCAAGTATCAGTTTGGATTCAGACCCAACCATTTCTACTGAACTCACTTCATGCAATAAAACATATTACATCGTGTTTAGATAAGAGAGTTTATGTTAGGGATATATATCGATCTAAGTAAGGCATTTGACActttaaatcataaaatcatGTATGGCGTGCGGGGAATACCGCACGACTGGtttgttaattatttttctaatcGAAAAACAGTTTACAAGCTTTAAAGGAGTTAAATCTGAAACCATGCCTGTGACCTGTGGAATTGCACAAGGAAGCATAATTGGTCCCTTGCTCTTCCTAAATATATGTAAATGATACATTAATActtcaaaaatattacatttcattCTATATGCAGATGAAACTaacatatttatttcaatttctgaTAAAACACAACTTCAAAATTATGCAAACACTGAATTAAAAAAGGTTTCTACTTGGTTCAAAGCAAATAAACTTTTTCTTAACACTGATAAGACCAAATACATGTTTTTTCTGTACTAATCACAGTTATCGATCTCAGttaaatttttcaataaaactaGACAATGATGCAATAGACAGGGTAAATACTATAAACTTTTTAGGCGTACAGATAGATGACAAGCTCTCTTGGGTTAACCATATAGATAACATCCATGGAAAAGTTAGTATGTGCATTGGTATGTTATCTAAATTACATAATATGCTtccacttaaaggtcaagtccacctcggaaaaatgttgatttgaatcaatagacaaaaatcaaacaagcacaatgctgaaaatttcatcaaaatcggatgtaaaataagaaagttatgacatttcaaagtttcgcttatttttcacaaaatagttatatgaacgagtcagttacatccaaatgagagagttgatgatgtcactgactcactacatgtatttcttgttttttattgtttgaattatacaatatttcaatttttacgaatttgacaatta from Lytechinus pictus isolate F3 Inbred chromosome 2, Lp3.0, whole genome shotgun sequence carries:
- the LOC129253663 gene encoding cell cycle checkpoint protein RAD1-like, whose product is MSLISTQQSEEDGQHVLSLRVDNARNVAMVLKAIHFKDRELATFCASENGLKVTVEDAKCVQANAFIQSNIFQEYYMQEDTATFKINLSVLLECLTIFGSNPMGGATPALKMSYGGYGSPLLLMLEESGVVTDCSIKTLEPDEMLDFNFCSANVVNKIIMKSDCLKDAFQELDMTSEVIEILLSPDKPFFRLSTFGHAGSAYSDFPKDSDMVESFQCTQTQSVRYKLCLLKPSIKALMQSSKVSIRTDNRGFLSLQYMIRNEDGQISFVEYYCAPDEEYDEDG